A stretch of the Musa acuminata AAA Group cultivar baxijiao chromosome BXJ2-7, Cavendish_Baxijiao_AAA, whole genome shotgun sequence genome encodes the following:
- the LOC135616939 gene encoding S-adenosylmethionine carrier 1, chloroplastic/mitochondrial-like translates to MEIRKPFASVTMGEEPFNFLRALCDGVIAGATAGGVVETVLYPIDTIKTRLQAAHGGSKIYWRGLYSGLAGNLAGVLPASAIFVGIYEPTKQKLLRVFPENLSAFAHLTAGAIGGAASSFIRVPTEVVKQRMQTGQFTSAPNAVRLIVAKEGFRGLYAGYSSFLLRDLPFDAIQFCIYEQIRIGYKIAARRELNDPENAIIGAFAGAITGAITTPLDVMKTRLMVQGSANQYKGLLNCAQTILREEGPAAFLKGIGPRVLWIGIGGSIFFGVLERTKLLLSQRHFDQGQKS, encoded by the exons ATGGAAATAAGGAAGCCATTTGCTTCAGTCACCATGGGCGAGGAACCGTTTAACTTTTTACGTGCATTATGTG ATGGTGTTATAGCCGGAGCAACTGCTGGTGGTGTTGTTGAAACAGTTCTATATCCAATAGATACAATAAAAACCCGGCTTCAG GCTGCTCATGGTGGGAGCAAAATTTATTGGAGAGGCCTGTATTCTGGATTGGCTGGCAACCTTGCTGGGGTCTTGCC GGCCTCTGCTATATTTGTGGGTATATATGAACCTACCAAACAAAAATTATTGAGGGTGTTTCCAGAGAATCTCAGCGCTTTTGCTCATTTG ACTGCAGGTGCTATTGGAGGAGCTGCTTCTTCTTTTATTCGTGTCCCAACAGAG GTCGTTAAACAAAGGATGCAGACTGGGCAATTTACCTCTGCACCAAATGCTGTTCGTCTTATTGTTGCTAAAGAAGGGTTCAGAGGTCTTTATGCT GGATATAGTTCTTTTCTGTTACGGGATCTACCGTTTGATGCAATACAATTTTGTATATATGAGCAGATTCGAATTGGATATAAGATTGCG GCAAGGAGGGAGTTAAATGATCCAGAGAATGCTATAATTGGTGCTTTTGCTG GTGCAATAACTGGAGCGATAACTACACCACTTGATGTCATGAAGACGAGATTAATGGTTCAG GGCTCAGCAAACCAGTACAAGGGGCTACTTAATTGTGCTCAGACGATTTTGAGAGAAGAAGGTCCAGCTGCTTTCTTAAAG GGTATCGGACCAAGAGTGCTATGGATTGGTATTGGCGGTTCGATCTTCTTCGGCGTTCTAGAACGGACAAAACTATTGCTTTCCCAGAGGCATTTTGATCAGGGTCAGAAATCTTAG